In the Leguminivora glycinivorella isolate SPB_JAAS2020 chromosome 14, LegGlyc_1.1, whole genome shotgun sequence genome, one interval contains:
- the LOC125233513 gene encoding deoxyhypusine hydroxylase — translation MVNVTESAVESIGKVLNNASRPMKERFRALFTLRNIGGESAIECISQCFGDESVLLKHELAYCLGQMQDKRAIPILRSVLEDKSQDPIVRHEAGEALGAIGDPNLRELLEKYQHDPAIEVAETCQIALQRIDWVAKDTQKENLSKSLYASVDPAPPSTESDIPKLSQTLMDENKPLFERYRAMFSLRNIGTAESIKALGEGFKASSALFRHEVAFVLGQMQDERSVPFLVKTLEDTNEHEMVRHEAAEAMGSIASEECIEVLKRYLNDPRPVVRESCEVALDMSEYENSPEFQYANTLLAVQG, via the exons ATGGTGAACGTTACTGAATCTGCTGTTGAGAGTATCGGCAAGGTTCTCAACAATGCTTCGAGGCCAATGAAAGAGCGCTTTCGTGCGCTATTTACTCTCAGAAATATTGGCGGCGAGTCGGCGATAGAGTGCATAAGCCAGTGCTTTGGGGATGAATCAGTTCTGTTAAAACATGAGCTAGCCTACTGTTTGGGCCAAATGCAGGATAAAAGGGCAATACCGATTCTGAGGAGCGTATTGGAGGATAAAAGTCAAGACCCCATAGTGCGCCATGAAGCTG GTGAAGCTCTAGGTGCTATTGGTGATCCAAATCTTCGCGAGCTGCTAGAAAAGTATCAACATGACCCAGCGATTGAAGTAGCAGAGACATGCCAAATAGCCCTACAAAGAATAGATTGGGTTGCAAAAGATACCCAGAAAGAGAACCTGTCAAAGAGCTTGTACGCTTCAGTGGATCCGGCTCCGCCCAGTACCGAGAGTGACATTCCCAAGTTAAGCCAGACATTGATGGATGAAAATAAAcctttatttgaaagatataGGGCTATGTTTAGCCTTAGAAATATTGGAACTGCAGAAAGCATAAAAGCTTTGGGTGAAG GTTTCAAAGCCAGCAGTGCCCTGTTTCGGCATGAGGTAGCTTTCGTGCTTGGCCAGATGCAGGATGAGCGAAGTGTGCCGTTCCTGGTCAAAACCCTGGAGGACACGAATGAGCATGAGATGGTCCGCCACGAGGCTGCAGAGGCCATGGGATCCATTGCCAGTGAAGAATGCATTGAGGTTCTCAAAAG GTATTTAAACGACCCTCGCCCAGTGGTCCGAGAGAGCTGCGAGGTGGCCCTGGACATGTCAGAGTACGAGAATAGCCCCGAGTTCCAGTACGCCAACACGCTGCTCGCCGTCCAGGGGTGA